A window from Candidatus Krumholzibacteriota bacterium encodes these proteins:
- the moaC gene encoding cyclic pyranopterin monophosphate synthase MoaC produces the protein MDFTHIDSEGKARMVDISGKPVQKRTAAASGVIVAGSKVLDLLKAGSLKKGDPLSAARIAGITAAKKTGDLIPLCHPLPLENVDVDFEVGNDRVVIKATAVTTAKTGVEMEALTAVTAAALTIYDMCKAVSKDMVIGEIKLISKRKEEPDE, from the coding sequence ATGGATTTTACTCACATTGATTCAGAGGGGAAAGCGAGAATGGTTGATATCTCCGGCAAACCGGTCCAGAAGAGAACCGCTGCTGCTTCAGGAGTTATAGTTGCCGGCAGTAAGGTTCTGGACTTATTAAAGGCGGGGTCTTTGAAGAAGGGGGATCCTCTCTCAGCCGCGCGAATCGCGGGAATTACGGCCGCCAAGAAAACCGGCGATCTTATCCCGCTTTGTCATCCTCTGCCTCTTGAAAATGTGGATGTTGATTTTGAGGTCGGAAATGACAGGGTCGTAATCAAAGCTACCGCGGTAACAACCGCGAAAACGGGGGTGGAGATGGAGGCGCTTACGGCTGTCACTGCCGCCGCGCTGACGATTTATGATATGTGTAAGGCTGTAAGTAAGGATATGGTTATCGGCGAAATTAAACTCATAAGTAAAAGGAAGGAAGAGCCGGATGAGTGA
- a CDS encoding MOSC domain-containing protein, with product MSEGRFKVVSVNISPGRGTGKRPVGRIVLKSEYGIVGDAHAGSSRKQVSFLAMEDIDRKKEEFSGLNPGDFAENITTEGIDLLSFPVGARFNIDEVEFEVTQIGKPGKGHTIKGLRTEPLLVKRGLFARVIKGGVITDESIGSYDI from the coding sequence ATGAGTGAAGGAAGATTCAAGGTTGTGTCCGTTAATATTTCCCCCGGCAGGGGAACGGGGAAAAGGCCGGTTGGAAGAATCGTTCTTAAAAGTGAATATGGTATTGTCGGTGATGCTCACGCGGGGAGTTCGCGAAAACAGGTGTCATTTTTAGCTATGGAGGACATTGACAGAAAGAAAGAGGAATTTTCAGGATTGAACCCCGGTGATTTTGCCGAGAATATTACTACTGAGGGGATTGACCTTCTATCCTTTCCCGTTGGAGCGAGATTTAATATTGACGAAGTAGAATTTGAGGTCACACAGATAGGAAAACCCGGGAAAGGGCACACCATTAAGGGATTAAGAACTGAGCCTCTTCTTGTAAAGAGAGGATTATTCGCCAGGGTGATCAAGGGGGGTGTTATTACGGATGAAAGTATTGGTTCTTACGATATCTGA
- a CDS encoding MogA/MoaB family molybdenum cofactor biosynthesis protein has product MKVLVLTISDRASEGIYSDRSGPAVESVLVNSISGAEVDRQIVPDEKVEIRKALSANLDKDVIITTGGTGIGPRDVTPDVTSAFCDRLIPGIAEYLRIKSLEETLNAVLSRGVAGIKDNTIIINLPGSVKGASFCAELIPDILKHSLAMLRGGGH; this is encoded by the coding sequence ATGAAAGTATTGGTTCTTACGATATCTGACAGGGCTTCAGAGGGTATCTACAGTGACAGATCCGGCCCAGCCGTAGAAAGCGTCCTTGTGAATAGTATATCAGGGGCTGAAGTAGACAGACAAATAGTACCGGATGAAAAAGTAGAGATCAGAAAAGCCTTGAGTGCTAATCTTGACAAAGATGTAATTATAACTACAGGCGGGACAGGTATCGGCCCGCGTGATGTTACGCCCGATGTTACGAGCGCCTTCTGTGACAGACTAATCCCCGGCATAGCGGAATATTTAAGAATAAAATCCCTTGAAGAAACCTTAAATGCCGTTCTTTCAAGAGGGGTTGCCGGGATCAAAGATAACACGATTATTATTAATCTTCCGGGATCTGTAAAAGGAGCGAGTTTCTGCGCTGAACTGATCCCGGACATTTTAAAGCATTCGTTAGCTATGCTGCGGGGCGGTGGGCATTAA
- a CDS encoding arsenate reductase ArsC, with protein MKKDKKIRILYLCTGNACRSQMAEGWTNHLKGDIIEAGSAGVTPIGVSRRAIEVMAEEGVDISGHRSKSMDEFIGADFDYVITLCANAERNCPAGMCNAVKIHRPFDDPYGLSGDREYVMSEFRRARDEIRAFVESMPEVLISSRDLGEKPEKN; from the coding sequence TTGAAAAAGGATAAAAAAATTAGAATTCTTTATCTATGTACGGGTAACGCCTGCAGAAGTCAGATGGCGGAAGGATGGACTAATCACCTCAAAGGGGATATAATAGAAGCTGGCTCCGCGGGGGTTACACCTATTGGAGTGAGCAGAAGGGCGATCGAAGTAATGGCCGAAGAAGGCGTTGATATATCAGGGCACAGGTCCAAGTCGATGGATGAATTTATAGGCGCGGATTTTGACTACGTTATAACACTTTGCGCCAATGCCGAAAGAAACTGCCCTGCCGGCATGTGTAACGCCGTAAAGATCCACAGGCCTTTCGACGACCCCTACGGGCTCTCCGGCGACAGAGAATATGTAATGTCGGAGTTTAGAAGGGCCCGTGATGAAATCAGAGCTTTTGTTGAAAGTATGCCCGAAGTTCTGATATCCAGCCGGGATTTAGGAGAGAAGCCGGAAAAAAATTAA
- a CDS encoding AsmA-like C-terminal region-containing protein gives MKRINRKLLVTLVVIAIVVIAASVALRVVFTDDKLISMIVPRIEKNLGAGVEVGDVKIEFPFGFGVEVERLRVSKELESGEEIGFYSESAEVKASLMSLIRRKPKLTKVRINRGDITISKDRVKMLTVKGISSVMSLVPEDKLYKIGIALGIDSILLRSDETSEISSAAGLNYKGVIETDFPIRKTDEELFPRATINGVFKTGKLMFSGQKVPAEFEGEGSINLSGNVVATDDLVIKSGKSSSDVRFEITFDKDRKPEDLNFTQSIRIDLSDLKPFLRESSIAPEGTVALDLNGDGKLKPLIRGLKDISKTSGEGKKDQIFKDFKLEGKLDINAASIGPAVLPADISDINIDAGINRGSVRELKCNFKLNGRPFSLEGSFINIIPAALEVVSIFSGESAPDLSPAGVNSIFSGMRSDSENSIEITGSYIDLEEFLGDDSGPDSQGMEGSDSENMPRAMIIRNPVTLVFLKSLDFSARVDSVVSSRAVITSLDMACKIRNGNISLEPLKGRVAGGSFESSGMITLRNPDQIRTAMNLKADGIEIGRILSRFSSSSSLVRGKFDINSTGRMNYSRHADPLESLHARCSIYSSDGYVDFSGFFSPVTAAVPLDFSKYEKYHYETWKGDLLITGGRVIIKDWKLRSGDGDILAGGSIGLDGTLSCTAKLVIPPGAQKRMKDLSKYGDLVDLFKDDKGNLIFVFDIGGTVKSPIVKLDQTKVRDKAKKKVVDDLKKKAVEKLKGLF, from the coding sequence ATGAAAAGAATAAACCGCAAATTACTTGTAACCTTAGTAGTTATCGCGATAGTTGTAATAGCGGCAAGCGTTGCTCTCAGGGTCGTTTTTACTGATGATAAACTGATTTCTATGATTGTGCCCAGGATCGAGAAGAATCTGGGCGCCGGGGTTGAAGTCGGGGATGTGAAAATTGAATTTCCATTCGGGTTTGGTGTTGAGGTAGAGCGGCTGAGAGTTTCAAAGGAACTTGAAAGTGGTGAAGAAATAGGCTTCTACTCTGAAAGCGCGGAAGTAAAGGCTTCTCTTATGTCATTAATCAGAAGAAAACCGAAGCTTACCAAGGTCCGGATTAACAGAGGGGATATAACGATCAGTAAGGATCGGGTCAAGATGCTTACTGTAAAGGGGATCTCTTCTGTGATGTCTCTTGTTCCGGAAGATAAATTGTACAAAATCGGCATCGCTCTCGGCATTGATTCAATTCTGTTAAGATCGGATGAGACTTCAGAGATAAGCTCAGCGGCCGGCCTGAATTATAAAGGTGTGATAGAGACAGATTTTCCCATTAGAAAAACTGATGAAGAACTTTTCCCCCGTGCGACCATAAACGGCGTATTTAAAACCGGGAAGCTGATGTTTTCCGGGCAAAAGGTACCCGCTGAATTTGAAGGGGAGGGTTCTATAAACCTGTCTGGTAACGTTGTTGCAACGGATGATCTGGTGATTAAATCAGGAAAATCTTCATCTGATGTCAGATTCGAGATCACTTTTGATAAAGACAGAAAACCTGAGGACCTGAATTTTACGCAGAGTATCAGGATAGATTTGTCTGATCTAAAACCCTTTTTAAGGGAATCATCTATAGCTCCGGAAGGTACAGTCGCATTGGATTTAAACGGAGATGGTAAGCTAAAGCCTTTAATAAGGGGGTTGAAGGATATTTCCAAAACATCCGGTGAAGGTAAAAAAGATCAGATATTCAAAGATTTCAAGCTGGAGGGGAAACTGGATATCAATGCCGCATCGATTGGCCCTGCCGTTCTTCCCGCCGATATTTCAGATATAAATATAGACGCCGGTATTAACAGAGGAAGCGTAAGGGAACTTAAATGCAATTTCAAACTGAACGGGAGACCTTTTTCTCTTGAGGGTTCATTTATAAATATTATTCCCGCCGCGCTTGAAGTTGTTTCTATATTCAGCGGTGAAAGCGCTCCGGATCTTTCCCCTGCCGGGGTTAACTCAATATTCAGCGGGATGCGTTCAGATTCTGAAAATTCAATAGAAATCACAGGTTCATATATTGACTTGGAGGAATTCTTGGGCGATGATTCAGGGCCGGATTCTCAAGGAATGGAAGGATCAGATAGTGAGAATATGCCTCGAGCCATGATTATCAGGAATCCTGTAACATTAGTTTTTCTGAAAAGTTTAGATTTTTCAGCTCGCGTTGACTCGGTAGTTTCATCACGCGCCGTTATAACTTCATTGGATATGGCCTGTAAAATCAGAAATGGCAATATAAGTCTCGAGCCGCTTAAGGGAAGGGTCGCGGGCGGCAGCTTTGAATCGTCGGGAATGATAACCTTAAGGAATCCTGATCAGATAAGAACCGCCATGAATCTAAAAGCCGATGGTATTGAAATAGGACGGATTCTTTCCCGGTTTTCAAGCTCGAGCAGCCTGGTAAGAGGAAAATTTGATATAAATAGTACGGGAAGGATGAATTATTCACGCCATGCCGATCCGTTAGAATCTCTCCACGCCCGCTGTTCAATTTATTCAAGTGACGGGTATGTGGATTTCTCAGGTTTTTTTTCTCCGGTAACCGCCGCGGTGCCTTTGGATTTCTCAAAATATGAGAAATACCACTATGAAACCTGGAAGGGGGATCTGCTTATTACGGGCGGAAGGGTGATTATAAAGGACTGGAAACTCAGATCGGGAGACGGCGATATTCTGGCCGGGGGTTCGATAGGCCTGGACGGCACTCTAAGCTGTACAGCCAAGCTGGTTATTCCGCCCGGCGCGCAGAAGAGAATGAAAGATTTGAGCAAATACGGCGATCTTGTGGATCTTTTCAAAGATGACAAGGGGAATCTTATATTTGTTTTTGATATCGGCGGCACTGTTAAATCACCGATAGTTAAGCTGGATCAGACAAAAGTCAGAGATAAAGCGAAGAAGAAAGTCGTCGATGATTTAAAGAAAAAAGCTGTTGAGAAACTTAAAGGCCTCTTCTAG
- a CDS encoding putative Ig domain-containing protein: protein MRKVFLVLLVLSLSGMFISCSEDEDTVAPTPEPEELAITTDATLETGYTCSPYNVQMEAEGGTAPYTWSLDAASNLPSGMELSSDGTITGVMESAGSYNFDVVCTDDEGATDQVDFSLEVDVPDNPSIAIFFDEETSVCSGDVTYPSVLDCYAYVMLDGTEYNRTNGASFKINFVDSEGSPVDESTDFVYTYTNFPDYVLPLGSISSGIALTFTRDVYSDGETLVCSFGLMLLEDLNELAFEIAPNPNEPGDAANPIILDKDMNEIQATGRKAAINYQ from the coding sequence ATGAGAAAGGTTTTTTTAGTTCTTTTAGTTCTCTCTTTGAGCGGCATGTTTATTTCGTGCTCAGAGGATGAGGACACCGTCGCTCCGACACCGGAGCCGGAAGAATTGGCAATCACAACTGATGCCACACTTGAAACAGGATACACCTGTTCCCCGTATAACGTGCAGATGGAAGCCGAGGGTGGAACGGCACCGTATACCTGGTCGCTTGATGCCGCTTCAAACCTGCCCAGCGGAATGGAACTTTCTTCAGACGGTACTATTACTGGTGTGATGGAATCGGCGGGAAGCTATAATTTCGACGTAGTTTGTACAGACGATGAAGGGGCTACAGATCAAGTTGATTTCTCACTTGAGGTTGACGTACCTGATAACCCTTCAATAGCTATCTTCTTTGATGAAGAAACTTCTGTATGCAGCGGCGACGTTACATATCCATCCGTACTTGACTGTTACGCGTATGTTATGCTGGATGGAACCGAGTACAACAGGACAAATGGCGCCTCATTCAAGATCAATTTCGTGGATTCCGAAGGTTCACCAGTTGATGAATCTACAGATTTTGTATACACATATACGAACTTCCCGGATTATGTGCTTCCCTTAGGAAGCATCTCAAGCGGAATCGCGCTCACATTTACTAGAGATGTGTATTCCGACGGCGAAACATTGGTTTGTTCTTTCGGTCTAATGCTTCTTGAAGACCTTAACGAACTTGCTTTTGAAATCGCTCCCAACCCTAATGAACCGGGTGATGCTGCTAATCCAATTATACTCGATAAGGATATGAATGAAATCCAGGCAACAGGACGTAAAGCCGCTATTAATTATCAGTAG
- a CDS encoding aminopeptidase, whose amino-acid sequence MDKELYESAVIAVKDCLKVKKDESFLVVTDSELKTIGQALFEAGRSLGAESVLMEIMPLSRNGEEPPEAVSRAMAASEAVIIPTSKSLTHTAARREACSAGARVATMPGITKDTMVRCLKADYYAIADRTKKITKMLTDAKSARVTTESGTDIIIPIDGIEGIASTGLIHEKGGFGNLPSGEAYLMPVENSSNGVFIVDGSMAGIGDLTGKTPITITVKDGFAVEITGGPEADLLKEKLEAVGPMAFNTAELGIGTNDAAKITGKILEDEKVMGTIHIALGNNMSMGGTVDVPIHLDGIVMNPTVELDGKMIMETGKLLID is encoded by the coding sequence ATGGATAAAGAACTTTATGAATCAGCGGTAATAGCCGTAAAAGATTGCCTGAAAGTAAAAAAAGATGAATCATTCCTTGTGGTAACAGACTCTGAACTTAAAACAATAGGCCAAGCTCTATTTGAAGCTGGACGCTCACTCGGAGCGGAATCTGTCTTAATGGAGATAATGCCTTTGAGTAGAAACGGCGAGGAACCTCCTGAAGCAGTCTCGCGCGCGATGGCCGCCAGTGAAGCTGTTATAATCCCGACATCAAAATCACTTACTCACACGGCGGCAAGAAGAGAGGCTTGCTCGGCCGGAGCCAGAGTAGCTACAATGCCCGGAATTACCAAGGATACAATGGTTCGCTGCCTTAAAGCCGATTACTACGCTATAGCTGACAGAACAAAAAAAATAACTAAGATGCTGACAGATGCAAAATCCGCGCGTGTAACAACAGAGTCGGGTACAGATATAATAATACCTATCGATGGGATAGAGGGTATAGCCTCGACCGGGCTCATACATGAAAAGGGCGGATTCGGAAATCTTCCCTCGGGCGAAGCCTATCTCATGCCGGTTGAAAACAGTTCCAACGGAGTATTTATAGTCGACGGATCTATGGCCGGAATCGGCGATCTTACAGGGAAGACTCCTATAACAATTACTGTAAAAGACGGCTTTGCCGTGGAAATTACAGGCGGACCGGAGGCGGATCTTCTCAAAGAAAAACTGGAAGCTGTCGGGCCAATGGCATTCAACACAGCCGAACTGGGTATTGGAACCAACGATGCCGCGAAAATAACGGGCAAGATACTCGAGGACGAAAAAGTCATGGGAACAATACACATTGCTCTCGGAAATAATATGTCTATGGGAGGAACTGTGGATGTTCCGATCCACCTCGACGGAATTGTAATGAATCCCACCGTAGAGTTGGACGGCAAAATGATAATGGAAACGGGAAAACTGCTTATAGACTGA
- a CDS encoding amidophosphoribosyltransferase: MSGLFGVVSRDRCSEHLLYGTDYHSHLGNEFGGAAVLGETFHRQIHDISASQFKSKFDKDIMEMRGNMGIGVVSAVDEQPVYINSRFGPFCLIMDGIINNSQELASALLDRGISFSEVGKGYVNLAELTAKLITQGDSIVSGIEKMFDQISGSCSLLLLHRDGIYAARDRHGHSSLAVGRNGDSWAVASETSSFPNLNFEGEKFLRPGEIVLINEKGLTQKKKGSDKNQICAFLWVYTGFPTSRYEGINVETVREKCGRFLAKRDSDIEVDVVAGVPDSGTGHAVGYAIESNKPYRRPLVKYTPGYGRSYIPSSQDMRDHIARMKLIPNESIIRGNRIIICEDSIVRGTQLKNYTIRKLWSAGAEEIHVRVACPPLMFPCKFNFSTRSIGELAARRAIRAIEGTDIGDVSEYVDHTTDKYAGMIEWIRKDLKVTTLRYQTTDDMVESTGMPREKLCLNCWNGE, encoded by the coding sequence ATGAGTGGGCTTTTCGGTGTAGTTTCCAGAGATCGTTGTTCTGAGCATTTGCTTTATGGAACGGATTATCACTCTCATCTCGGTAATGAATTCGGAGGAGCGGCGGTTTTAGGGGAAACTTTTCACCGGCAAATACACGATATAAGCGCCAGCCAGTTCAAATCGAAATTCGATAAGGATATTATGGAAATGCGGGGAAATATGGGAATAGGGGTCGTGAGCGCTGTTGATGAGCAACCTGTATATATTAATTCCAGGTTTGGTCCTTTCTGCCTCATCATGGATGGAATTATCAATAATTCTCAAGAGCTTGCCTCGGCGCTTCTGGACCGTGGAATCAGTTTCAGTGAAGTAGGGAAGGGTTATGTGAATCTCGCTGAGCTTACCGCTAAATTGATAACGCAGGGTGACAGCATCGTAAGCGGTATCGAAAAGATGTTCGATCAAATAAGCGGGTCCTGTTCACTTCTCCTGCTGCATAGAGACGGAATCTATGCCGCCAGAGACAGGCACGGGCATTCCTCTCTGGCCGTTGGGAGAAACGGCGATTCATGGGCGGTGGCTTCTGAAACATCGTCCTTTCCCAACCTTAATTTTGAAGGTGAAAAGTTCTTAAGACCCGGTGAAATCGTTTTGATAAATGAAAAAGGGCTTACGCAGAAAAAGAAGGGTTCCGACAAAAACCAGATTTGCGCCTTCTTGTGGGTATATACCGGGTTTCCGACTAGTAGATATGAAGGTATTAATGTCGAGACAGTCAGAGAAAAATGCGGCAGATTTTTGGCAAAGAGGGATAGTGATATCGAGGTGGATGTCGTCGCGGGTGTTCCTGATTCGGGGACTGGCCACGCGGTCGGATACGCTATTGAATCGAATAAGCCCTACAGAAGGCCTCTGGTAAAATATACTCCCGGATACGGGCGGAGTTATATTCCCAGTTCACAGGATATGCGGGATCATATCGCCAGAATGAAATTGATTCCTAATGAGTCTATAATTAGAGGAAACAGAATTATTATTTGTGAAGATTCGATCGTGAGAGGAACTCAGCTGAAAAATTATACTATCAGGAAGCTGTGGTCCGCTGGCGCCGAGGAGATTCACGTCAGAGTTGCCTGTCCTCCTCTGATGTTTCCATGTAAATTCAATTTTTCAACTCGGAGTATCGGCGAGCTCGCGGCCCGCAGGGCTATAAGAGCTATTGAAGGAACTGATATCGGGGATGTCTCAGAATACGTAGATCACACAACAGATAAGTACGCTGGAATGATAGAATGGATACGAAAGGATCTGAAAGTGACGACTCTGAGATATCAGACGACCGATGATATGGTAGAATCGACAGGTATGCCGAGGGAAAAATTGTGTCTGAACTGCTGGAACGGTGAATAA
- a CDS encoding phosphatase PAP2 family protein: MAKERIRQTFLIFIVLIMLPAASASAPTPRATDTDSLSGSAWRKFQNESSYDVKIFRFINTGLANRAFDTVMPIITDFDRSKIIILLSWSALVIFGGAKGKWAALALIPLLVASDQISSGIMKPLFQRSRPCEVLGGARFWSGNSGWITTSFEAVRGYKSSFSFPSGHAANITTSMLFLGLVYRKLLAPLLLIAATVSFSRIYVGVHWPLDVAAGITLGIILSVPSYIIFSRLTKKKEDSREVNPGQ; this comes from the coding sequence ATGGCAAAAGAAAGAATCCGGCAGACATTCCTGATATTCATAGTTCTAATTATGCTGCCTGCAGCTTCCGCCAGCGCGCCGACTCCCCGCGCGACAGACACAGATTCTCTTTCGGGGTCCGCCTGGCGTAAATTCCAGAACGAATCATCCTACGACGTGAAGATCTTCCGGTTTATTAATACGGGGCTCGCCAACAGGGCATTTGATACTGTCATGCCGATTATTACAGATTTTGACAGATCTAAGATTATTATTCTACTTTCATGGTCAGCTCTTGTAATATTCGGAGGGGCGAAAGGGAAATGGGCCGCTCTCGCGCTCATACCCCTTCTGGTAGCTTCTGATCAAATATCCAGCGGAATTATGAAACCCCTCTTTCAAAGATCGCGTCCCTGCGAAGTGCTGGGCGGCGCGCGTTTCTGGAGCGGGAACTCAGGATGGATTACCACATCTTTTGAAGCAGTCAGAGGATATAAATCATCCTTCTCCTTTCCGTCCGGACACGCGGCTAATATAACAACTTCCATGCTGTTTCTCGGTCTCGTCTACAGAAAACTTCTCGCCCCTCTCCTTCTGATCGCGGCAACAGTTTCCTTCTCGAGAATTTATGTTGGAGTACACTGGCCTCTTGACGTAGCGGCTGGAATTACTCTGGGGATTATTCTTTCAGTGCCTTCGTACATTATTTTCAGCAGACTTACGAAAAAGAAAGAAGACTCCAGAGAGGTGAATCCCGGGCAATAA
- a CDS encoding aspartate 1-decarboxylase: protein MRHFVYPFYRGYRKDRVLSILSDLEDNQWLSKDQIEEIQWRKLKKLLSYASIHVPYYRDLFSNRGIEPDEIESPADFTNIPYLTRNVITKSSRNLITGDPLMKGYASSTGGSNGDPLYFYCDLAAGPVRRANTIRQFRYAGIDIGDRQLRLMGDQLDRTWKESAAAKVKDYFNNIKFLSSFDMSDEAMKEYIRVERFFKPSVIVAYPSALALLADFCKRRTLKLFKPKAVVTSGEMLYPEQREIIEEVFSAPVFNRYGTSQFSNVASECKQHKGLHVASDLFFVEVINNSGKPAEAGEKGELVITDLSNFYMPFIRYRTGDYAVPAGRICDCGIGLPLLERIEGRNLNTIRTAEGKSVGGAFWTRLSRTVPGIKRFQIEQKGLNSINYRVVPGPGWKVEFKEMLERKIKSYCGDNLNITFLEVDDIPLTPSGKSRFIIPDTEEKLVIKSKIHKANITSAEPDMNDCLCIDEKLMELADISEYEKILIVDATNGVRLETFAVNAPKDKGDIKACGAVAEKLNPGDEIGVMAFTWSKENEIDFSNILVDKKNRFLRYLTEFPGQKI from the coding sequence GTGAGACATTTTGTTTACCCTTTCTATAGAGGGTATAGAAAAGACAGGGTCCTTTCAATTCTCAGCGATCTGGAGGATAATCAATGGCTCTCGAAAGACCAGATAGAAGAGATACAATGGAGGAAGCTGAAGAAGCTGTTGAGTTACGCTTCTATCCATGTTCCCTATTACAGGGATCTCTTCAGCAACAGGGGAATAGAGCCCGATGAGATAGAAAGCCCCGCTGATTTTACGAATATACCGTATCTGACAAGAAATGTTATCACAAAGAGCAGCCGTAATCTTATTACGGGAGATCCGCTGATGAAGGGGTATGCTTCGAGTACCGGCGGGTCTAACGGTGACCCTCTGTATTTCTACTGTGATCTTGCGGCCGGCCCCGTACGTCGTGCCAACACAATCAGGCAGTTCCGCTATGCCGGTATTGATATTGGCGACAGACAGCTGCGGCTTATGGGAGATCAGCTGGATAGAACATGGAAGGAAAGCGCCGCGGCGAAGGTAAAAGATTACTTCAATAATATTAAATTCTTGTCATCGTTTGATATGTCAGACGAAGCGATGAAAGAATATATACGTGTTGAACGCTTTTTTAAACCCTCTGTTATTGTAGCCTACCCTTCAGCTCTCGCCCTTCTGGCTGATTTCTGCAAGCGGAGAACTTTGAAGCTTTTTAAACCGAAAGCCGTTGTTACAAGCGGAGAAATGCTGTACCCGGAGCAGAGGGAGATAATCGAAGAGGTTTTTTCCGCCCCTGTTTTCAACAGATACGGAACCAGTCAGTTTTCCAATGTTGCCAGCGAATGTAAACAGCATAAGGGGCTGCATGTCGCGAGTGATCTCTTCTTCGTCGAAGTAATTAACAATAGCGGAAAACCGGCTGAAGCGGGAGAAAAGGGGGAGCTGGTCATTACCGACCTGTCTAACTTTTACATGCCCTTTATAAGATATAGAACCGGAGATTACGCGGTGCCGGCAGGAAGAATTTGTGACTGCGGAATAGGTCTGCCTCTCCTTGAAAGGATTGAAGGACGCAACTTAAATACTATCAGAACTGCTGAAGGCAAATCTGTCGGGGGTGCTTTCTGGACGAGACTTTCGAGAACAGTGCCGGGGATAAAGAGATTTCAAATTGAGCAGAAAGGTCTAAACAGCATTAATTACAGAGTTGTTCCGGGTCCCGGATGGAAAGTTGAATTTAAAGAGATGCTTGAAAGAAAAATCAAGTCATACTGCGGAGATAATTTAAACATTACCTTTCTTGAAGTTGATGACATTCCTCTTACACCCTCGGGGAAATCCAGGTTTATTATTCCTGATACCGAAGAAAAACTTGTCATTAAATCCAAGATACACAAGGCAAATATCACCTCGGCGGAACCTGATATGAATGACTGTCTGTGTATAGACGAAAAACTCATGGAGCTAGCCGATATTTCCGAATATGAAAAAATCCTCATCGTTGACGCCACAAATGGAGTTCGTCTCGAAACGTTCGCCGTGAATGCTCCCAAAGATAAAGGTGATATTAAAGCCTGCGGAGCGGTCGCGGAAAAACTTAACCCGGGGGATGAAATAGGCGTAATGGCGTTTACATGGTCGAAGGAAAACGAGATTGATTTCAGTAATATTCTCGTTGATAAGAAGAACAGGTTCTTACGTTATCTTACAGAATTTCCAGGGCAGAAAATATGA
- the panD gene encoding aspartate 1-decarboxylase encodes MKRMFLKSMILKAKVTQADLRYVGSITIDEDLVDKANLSENENVLIVDKTNGNRLQTYIIIGERGSGEICINGAAAHLVDEGDIVDIMAFSWTTGEAQSLFIKLDENNHFSRYVTAGER; translated from the coding sequence ATGAAACGTATGTTTTTAAAATCTATGATTCTGAAAGCGAAGGTCACTCAAGCCGATCTTCGTTATGTGGGAAGCATTACGATCGACGAAGATCTTGTTGATAAAGCCAATCTGAGCGAAAACGAGAATGTATTGATCGTTGACAAAACCAACGGCAACAGACTCCAGACTTATATAATAATCGGGGAAAGGGGTTCCGGAGAAATTTGCATCAACGGTGCCGCGGCTCACCTTGTAGATGAAGGTGACATTGTTGATATCATGGCATTTTCCTGGACCACGGGTGAAGCTCAATCACTCTTTATAAAATTGGATGAGAATAATCATTTTTCCAGGTATGTCACAGCGGGTGAGCGCTGA